The Daphnia pulex isolate KAP4 chromosome 7, ASM2113471v1 genome includes the window ACATGCCTGGGAACATCAAAGGGATAAAACTCGATATATAAGCCTTACCGTAttggttgctgctgccggaTTCTTCGCCATCGAAGCCCGACCAGCCGCCGTCGGCTTTCATGGAGAGGACATGATCGGAGCATTTGCCCGCTCGAACCACGTTGGCCGAGCCGACGAGAGCCAGGCAGATGATGACGGCAATTTGAGACATGAACATTCTTGCTATTGGGTTGACGCACTGATGGCCGGCTATTCGCGGGTAATGGCTGAAATAGgaatgagctgctgctgtggccgCAGCCCGGCCCCCGCCATCGCAACAACCCGCAGATAACAAGCGGGCGGCAGAACAATCCGCgaccaaattgtttttatcggtggcacagcaacaacagcagcagcactgctGGCTGTCGGTCCAATAAAGGAAATATATTGTCCAGGACTCGTTGTTGGCGACTCGCTATATGTTATTCGCGGCCAGCTGCATTTTGTGCTCgctgggaaaagaagaagtggtCAATCATCATCATGTGTAATTGAGTCAATTGgagtttttatcttttttggttttttggggaTCCGGAATACATTGCTAGGGAGCAAGGGTCGCTGGGTTTCGGTTCCAAACAAAGAAGTCTAATGACGAAAAGTCGCTTTCAACTTTTACACGAAGTTAtagaagagagaggggggggggggatagcgATGgtaatcagcagcagcacagggAAACAATCGATCCTTTTGAAACTCTGTGCCGAGACCGGTCCCGGTAGTAGTAGACTAGTAGTAGAGTAGATCAAATACCGACTAAACCCAACGTTTGCCGTCTTGGCTGTCACGAATGCGGAATATATATCCATCTGGAATCGGTCCGCTTAACTTGGGTGGAAATGTTATGTCCTTTATTGAATTCATGTCAAtccaataatttcaatttgccGTGACCACGCCTAGTCAGCGGGACCTGTCAACGGCATTCACGCGAGAAATGGCCACCTACTTGGGGGGGAAGTATATATCGGCTCCTGGCCGGAGCCCAGCAGCTCCGCCaagatggagaaaaacacgtCGCCGAATATCCAACAAGAcccgtcccccccccctcccatcGATTATTGCACAGCTGTCCGAGACCGCGCCATGCGAAACGGATATTGGACACGTCACTCggttctcccccctttttctcgaCTCTGCTTTCGGCTGGGCTCCTATTCCGGAATCGGGTACGCGGTGTCTTATCATTTTGCGTTGGGTCTTGTATTTCCTCTTGTCAAGCAATTTGCTCCGCGACTACCTGACCAACAATTTCACGGAACCGAGAACAACACGCACCACCGATGGCAGTTCCTTCCCGGAAAACAACCGCCCTGAATATTTCGATGATTGGATCTTTGACATCCTAGCCGGGCTCGTCGTCTGAAACAATACGATCCTATTAACACGCGGCATTTGATGGTTGAGTAAATCGACAGGCCAAAAAACCCAATTCTTGTTTGACGGATCTCTTCAACTAGATGTTTATTCTCTCCCAAACCGATggaataaactaaaaaagtgTCAAGAATTAAATAGCGCTCGACATACACGAGTAGTGTTTGCTTAATTAGAAATGACGTTACTATTCAAGTGAAGAGaggtaggaaaaaaagaggaaacaaaaagaaacattgaCGAATGATTTGTTTCAGCCCATTTTTTAGAGGTCATTGATTATAAGGAGTAGTAGTAGGCGGGGGGTGTACAGAGTGTGTGCAACTGTTGAAACTTTGCATCGATATTATAATTGACAacagagaggagagaaaaaaaaaacgcaattaaaaaaataattttcttcctACAATTCCCCTGACCTTAGACCACAAAGTGTTGGCGGAACGAAAgttgaacaaatttcttttagagCTTGGCTTTCGTCGCCAAGATGTTGTTCTTGTCCGTCGAGGCGGCCAAAGGGAAGAGGGGTAGGCTTTTCTTGAAAGCCGCTACATCCTCAACCAGTTCCGTTTCCTTGATTTGTGGTGGCGGTTGCGATAAGGTGACGCCGCCGTTGGTGTGCACCACCGGTTCCGATTTCTCCAGCGAAACATTCGACGCCACGATATGCACGGCCATTTTGCGGCGCATCGGCGACTGGTGAAAGACGTACGAACTGAAAAACTCCAACAGCTCTTGGTGCGTGATCTGCATTAGCTCCTCCACTTCAACGTCGTCACGCTCGAAGAAATACTGTCCAGTTGTGATTTCTGACCAGTAGCGCACGGCTCGGTGGCTTAGCTGTTTGGGTTTCTCCTGTCTGCGGACAGACAATGCCGTCTTGTGTCGTTCAAATTCTTCGACCGACATCTCTTTCAGCGTTTGctaaaaagacaaagaaaagaaaaaagaaaagaaaaaaaaagcgccgGGTCAATACAATCAAGCTCTTCACAAATCGTGATCAATACCAAGCTGCGACACAAAAATCGATTATTCGTTACCTCCATGCCGTGAAGGAAGGCCTCAATGCGTCCGTCCACGTAGGCAGCTATTGACATTCATAAAAccgcaattaaaaaaatgaaatgagtttGACGTTTAATTTCGTACGGGTTTTTTCAGACTGGACGATGAACCGCAAACCCTGGACACCGTGGGCTCGTCTCACGCCACTGAACACGATGTAACCCAATTGCTCCTGGGTTCGCAGGACATTGAAACATGGCTCCTTGAGGATTTGCATGGCAAGTTCGAGTAGCATGTTGGATCGCTTGTCTTCCAAGCCGAGCTGCAAGTACGTTTCGACGCAATGAGTGGCGTGCACCTCGTTGTCGGCGCAAAACAAGAAGTTCGCCCCTGacaaatgagaaacaaaaatgctgAGACTGAAAGTGCaaacttgttaatttttttttgttttgttttttaccatCGTTCATTTGAACTTCGCGATCGCGTATCAACTGACAGGGAAGCAGTGGCTTGGTAGCAAAATGAGTTTGGAGACCCGATTCCACCGTATCGACCATGTCCATGGCTTGCTGCACTCATGaattattgaaattcaattcagataattaattatttaaactaatttctggtggagagagagagagagagagagactagaaGATCAAAAGTTTACCTGCTTGGTGAGGTTTCCATGAAATAGAAATTCCAAGTGGAGCTGGGAGAAGAGAAAGGGGATGAAAGACTGGAGCGATTCCACCGTCAAGTCATCCGTGGAGTTGAGTAGATCTGTTTTAGACCAGGCTCTTTCCGCTAAAAGCATGTTGGTATGATACGTGGCATGTTGGTACGGCTGCTCAGCCCTATATAAGAGAGACATGACAGcgtaaacatttaaaaatgcatttcattttacagTCGCTCTAGTTACCTGAAGTTCTGCAATGCCCGAACATAAGACTCCTTGAGAATCTTAAAGCGTTGAGGATCAACAACAAACGTTGTCAGCTTCTCAATCAATTTTTGCAAAAGAGTTGGCAGCTTATCGTTGTAACCCTTGAGGCTCAGCTTTAGAAATTCATTGCCAAAAACAATACGCGTTAAATATAATCTCAAAAAGGTCTTGAATAGAAGCAAATGAAGCCTACCTGAAGACCATATTTGGTACTTTGAAGAGCATATCCTAATCCAGCGACTTCAGCGGCGTAAGTGAATTCATTCAGCGCGTCATGAAACAAACTCGCCAGTAGACAGACTTGAGAGCAACGCAAAGGATCCAAGTAAGCTATGGGGCTGATTAACACAGAGAAACGTtagatttgattgaattcaataGAGTTTTATGATTCATTTGCGCTCCAACCTGAACATCTCAATGTAGACCACCGCTTTGGGAAGTAAGAACTCTGCATCCTGCTTGAACCACACACGACTGAGTTGACTATTTTTTAAGGTGATTGGCCAGGCTTGAgtctaaaaagaaaggaatcaCTGCAGGAAAGatgtaaaagaataaaattgataAACGGTTAGCTACTTCTTCTCTGGGGACAAGATCCAGTTTCTCGGGGATGAATTCGTTACGATGCGGCATATGCAGTTTGTCCGACAGTCCGGCATTTCCCCATGTCTCAATGtcctttaaatcaattttctcCATCTTGTATGCTGTTCCGTACCATGTCTCCTTGGAGTCAGCTACTGCTTCAAACTTTTTGCCAATAACAGCGATGCTACGtgataaataacaatttatgATCAACTCGTATTCTTCATCAATAATAGCAGAAAAGGTAACAAACCGGATTTTTTCCGGGGTCAACATATCCAATAAGGAAGTGACCAATTCTGGTTTCCATTCTTTGAAGGAATAATCGCCGCTGATGACCTCCTCCATGGGATAGTACTGGAGCTTGGAAGCCAGGCTGCACACGTACGACTGCGGCTTCTCCTTATCCTTGAATCGGAATTGCACCCTAGAAAGACCTTCTAGTTCATCAAATACCCATTTTTGTGGTCCCAGCTTTCGTAACATGTTCAGGTACTAAGGAGaggaaacataaaataaacaaaataatcacaaTGAGTAACTAATGATGGGAATGATGTTACTTGGAAAGCTAGAGTGACTATATGATCCACATGTTCAATTCCATCTTCGGTCAGGTCAACGTTAATTCCGAAGAAGGCAAATCCCTTAGCTCCGCTGCTTTCTCCAGCCATAAGTGAGTTGACCCATCCTCGATTTTTCAATTCGGATAACAAACTGCCTGGTCCTTCATGGCCAATCAAGTGGCTAAGGTAACGTTCCGGCtatcaaaaacatttcatctGTTATATACAATTGCAATCCTTGGGCATGGATTAAAGTAACCTACTTGGGTTGCATAATGTTCCCTCATGTCAGGTACTGGAAAGGTGATATTCAAGTTGCGAATATCTTTGACTGGGACAACTAGTCCTCTAACTTGAAGATTTTCAGGACCGAATGGATGTTCTTTCCACTCAGGGGATTCCACATTTTTATTCTCAACTTCGGCGAATAGCCCGACACAGAGTTTCTCAAGTTCATCTAGGGATTCTAGATTTTAAAAGTAAAGTACTCATTAGAAATAATGATTAAACGGAATTCAGAGGTGTAGTTAGGAGCTAGTCACCTTGTCCAAGTACGACTAAAGACATCAAATTTGCTGAATACCATTTCTTATGAAACTTCAGTAATTCTTCACGAACTTGGATTCCTCTTTCTTTGGGAATGGTGTCTAATGTCTCTTTGTTACCAGTACCGAACTTGGAATAAGGATGGTTCGGGTTAGAAGTAGACTTTTCGAGCTGTGAAAGACGCCAAGCATCGCTCGGGATATTTTTGACGTGCTCCGAGTCTACGGCGTTAACTTCCCTGTCTGTTGCACTCTCTGTGAAAAGTGGGGTAAGGAAAAACTGTGCAAAACGATCTAATGCCGCCGACAGTTGGAGAGGGACAACATCAAAGTAATAGTTGGTGTGATCTGATGCTGTGAAGGCATTTGAACTGCCACCTAaaggtaaatataataaaatgatCTCCAGCCTGCAAATTTATCTTGTCATCTTGTTATCAATCTTTACCGTGTTCACTGAGAAATCTTGGATATTCATTCTCCACTGGATATTTCTCAGTTCCCAGAAAAAGCATGTGTTCACAAAAGTGAGCAAGTCCTGGTAAATCTTGGGGGTCACACATGTGTCCTGATCAAAGAATAGGAAAAGTAAGCTATTATACTTTACATACTTGTGCAAGGGGTCTTGAAAATCCTTACCAACATTCACCTccatagcagcagcagacttATCAGTTGATGGGTCGCTTACtagtaaaattttcatttcattgttcAGCAACAATCCTCTGTATTCCCTTTTATCCTGCTCAGATTTCACAATGTTATCCCACCTTTTATAGGAATTCTTTCCTTCCATTTTTACTATAGGTGAT containing:
- the LOC124198642 gene encoding insulin-degrading enzyme-like; protein product: MRMLFSSCAVVVNIVTVARISCKLNLRSKLLFGNSTLLFRQSSSSPIVKMEGKNSYKRWDNIVKSEQDKREYRGLLLNNEMKILLVSDPSTDKSAAAMEVNVGHMCDPQDLPGLAHFCEHMLFLGTEKYPVENEYPRFLSEHGGSSNAFTASDHTNYYFDVVPLQLSAALDRFAQFFLTPLFTESATDREVNAVDSEHVKNIPSDAWRLSQLEKSTSNPNHPYSKFGTGNKETLDTIPKERGIQVREELLKFHKKWYSANLMSLVVLGQESLDELEKLCVGLFAEVENKNVESPEWKEHPFGPENLQVRGLVVPVKDIRNLNITFPVPDMREHYATQPERYLSHLIGHEGPGSLLSELKNRGWVNSLMAGESSGAKGFAFFGINVDLTEDGIEHVDHIVTLAFQYLNMLRKLGPQKWVFDELEGLSRVQFRFKDKEKPQSYVCSLASKLQYYPMEEVISGDYSFKEWKPELVTSLLDMLTPEKIRIAVIGKKFEAVADSKETWYGTAYKMEKIDLKDIETWGNAGLSDKLHMPHRNEFIPEKLDLVPREETQAWPITLKNSQLSRVWFKQDAEFLLPKAVVYIEMFSPIAYLDPLRCSQVCLLASLFHDALNEFTYAAEVAGLGYALQSTKYGLQLSLKGYNDKLPTLLQKLIEKLTTFVVDPQRFKILKESYVRALQNFRAEQPYQHATYHTNMLLAERAWSKTDLLNSTDDLTVESLQSFIPFLFSQLHLEFLFHGNLTKQQAMDMVDTVESGLQTHFATKPLLPCQLIRDREVQMNDGANFLFCADNEVHATHCVETYLQLGLEDKRSNMLLELAMQILKEPCFNVLRTQEQLGYIVFSGVRRAHGVQGLRFIVQSEKTPAYVDGRIEAFLHGMEQTLKEMSVEEFERHKTALSVRRQEKPKQLSHRAVRYWSEITTGQYFFERDDVEVEELMQITHQELLEFFSSYVFHQSPMRRKMAVHIVASNVSLEKSEPVVHTNGGVTLSQPPPQIKETELVEDVAAFKKSLPLFPLAASTDKNNILATKAKL